AGTCCTTCGAGATGAAAATGCGGATATTGCCGATTGGCTTATCCAGCTGACGACAGATGAAAATGACTGGGGCTTTGGTCTGTGCTTTGATTACCTGCGCAATGTGAAAGGCAAACTCTGGAACCACAAACGCGTATATCGTATTTATTGCGAGTTGGCGTTAAACCTGCGTATTCGCCCCAAACGACGGCTAAAACGCCATGCCCCAGAGCCTCTAAAAGAACCCGTGCGGCCGAATCAAGTTTGGTCTGTAGATTTCATGCATGATCAATTAGCCGATGGCCGACGCTACCGCTTATTCAACGTTATCGATGATTATCATCGTGAAGGTTTGGCGATTGAAGCGGGATTGTCATTGCCAGCATTACGAGTTATTAGGACGCTAAATCAACTCTTGGAGCAGCGGCCAAAGCCTTCAATTATCCGTTGTGATAATGGGCCTGAGTTCATTAGCGGTGAGTTTGTCAATTGGGCTAAGCGACACAACATTCGGATTGAATATATTCAGCCAGGTAAGCCCCAGCAGAACGCTTACATAGAAAGGCACAACAAAACAATTCGATACAGTTGGGTCAGCAAGCATCTTTTCGACTCAATAGACGAGGTACAAGACTACGCAACAAAGTGGCTTTGGTTTTACAATCATGAACGACCACACAAAGCAAACAATGGCAGGCCACCACTGATGGCTGCTTAGCCTCTACTTTAAACTGCGGTTAAAAAAGGGAGGACTACCATGGTACCGCAAACCAGTTCAAATCTAACTTGCTGTAATAAAAGGTGGCTTTCCTCTTATTGATGTTAGAGTGGGAATAAGCTAGGGCTGATTGCCAATATAGCTGAATGTAAAAAATGGGCCTGATGGCCCATTTTTTATGGCAGTAATTTGCCATTAAAAAACATTTATTTGATGCCCCCAGCAATTGATTGCATTGCGGCTGACTCTTGAGTCTGAACATCTTGTGCCAAACAGACCTGATTGCCGCCCTGGGCTTTTGCCTGTTTGAGGGCCCGGGTAGCTTCGCTGACGGCCTGTTGTCTACCTCCTGCTTGGCTGGCATATTGGGCAATACCAATACTCACAGTGAGTCGCAGGTGTTTACCTGCAAAATGAAAATAGTGATCAGCGATCAAAAGCCTTAAATGTTCTGCCTTCACTCTGGCGGTATTGAGGTCGGCGCCGCCCAGCTCTAGGGCAAATTCATCTCCCCCCCAGCGGATCACCCGGTCGTGTTTACGGATCACTGAGCCAATTAATTCAGCCAGTTTAACCAGCTGATAGTCACCACAAGGCAGACCTTGTGATGCCAGTAACTCGGCATAGTCATCCACCCCAATTAATAGCAGTGATACCCGATCACTGTGGGGATGCTGTTGGCGCTGTTGATAGAAGTTACGCCGATTGGCTAAACCGGCCAAAGGGGCGCCTAGGGCGAGATCACTGAGCAGTTCGGTTTGTTCAGTTAATTGCTTTAATAGTCGGTACAATCCTAGGCCGCAGGCCAGCGTACCCGCGGTTAGTAGTAAGTCTTCACTTAATTGATAGATAGGATGTTCTAAGTTGAAAAACTCATCATTGATATTAAAAACTGTGCCCAGATACAAACAGGTGGTACCCGAAAGTAACCAAGGGTAAATGGTGGGATATTTACGTAACTGTTCAACATAAATCATCAGAAACAGCCATACGGGTAGCCGGACTAATTCCACCCATAACTCGGCATAGTTGAGATACTCCAGCAATCGGGTACTACTTAGTAGCACCAGCAGATCGGCGATGGACAACAGGATAATACTGGTTTGCCATAAATAGCGGCGCATACAATTCCTTCCGGGAAACCGTGCATAAAGCTTAGTCAAACAGGGTGCGCTTGCCAGTTGAGTTCCCCTTGACGTTTCCTGATATACTGCGCGGCCGTAATAGAAAAGGAGATGACGCTTGTCACAATCAGCACAAGATCAGAAGTGGATGGCGATGGCTCTGGCGATGGCTGAGAAAGCAGAGCAGCATGGTGAGGTGCCGGTAGGCGCTGTGTTGGTGCGTGATGATGAACTGATCGCGGCCGGATTCAATTTCAGTATAGGGCTGCATGATCCCAGTGCTCATGCCGAAATGCAGTGTCTGCGTCAGGCCGGTAAAATTCTGCAAAATTATCGGATGTTAGATACTACTTTATATGTGACGTTGGAGCCTTGTGCCATGTGCGCCGGAGCCATGGTTCATAGTCGTATTAAGCGCGTGGTGTTTGGGGCTCGGGATGCTAAAACCGGCGCTGCTGGTTCTGTGGTGGATTTATTACGTCATCCTGCGTTTAATCACCAATTGGATGTCACTGAAGGGGTGTTGGAAAGCCAATGCAGTACCATGTTAAGTGATTTTTTCCGTCGGCGCCGAGCCGAAAAAAAAACAGCAAAAGCAGGTGGCTAAAGCATTGCTGGCTCAGCAGGTTAATGCGGAAAATGCACCGCTGGGTAATAAGAAAAAAAGTAAACCGTAATACCGTTGGTTTGCTGTGGCGGCGAATAAACGGGGCGAGTAACCGCTTTAATTTATTCTGGCTGTGGAAGATGTATTGTTTGCGATTGAAACCATACCGGTTATCAATGAGGTAAGGTTTTATTTAGAGTCGTTGATTAGTGCAAATTTGTCCGCTGCCATGGGTGTTGGCTGAATGGTGACATTCGATACTCGGGTTTGATGATTAGGTAAGTTGCCGCATCTGAATAAGTCGAAAAAGCGTGATAGCCGGCGGCCTTAATCATACCGCAACCGCCGGAATAGGGTGTTTTAGTTAGTCCAGAAACTGAATAAACGTGAAAAACTGCTTTTGCCGATGCAGGATCCGCCGGCGCTGTACTTTGATGGTATTGCGGCGCCGGGCTGCGGCATTGTTGTTGAGTTTCCTTTTCATCATGCTGTCCTTGTTATCCTTACATTCCTTCAGCGGGTCATAGAGACATTTACTACCAATAAGATATGCTCGCCGAGATGTGATTTCAGTATATTGTCGCTGCGATTACGCTGCGCAACGCAGGTGATGTGGTAGTGCTTGTTGACGTTAGCATAGTGGGCTGGGAAAAAAAGCGTCTGGCTGGCAGTTTTAGTCAAATTGTTGTGCTTTTGATTGTCGAGGCTCACAGAAATGCCTACAGCATTTATCTGGCTGAGTTGC
This region of Shewanella sp. NFH-SH190041 genomic DNA includes:
- a CDS encoding GGDEF domain-containing protein translates to MRRYLWQTSIILLSIADLLVLLSSTRLLEYLNYAELWVELVRLPVWLFLMIYVEQLRKYPTIYPWLLSGTTCLYLGTVFNINDEFFNLEHPIYQLSEDLLLTAGTLACGLGLYRLLKQLTEQTELLSDLALGAPLAGLANRRNFYQQRQQHPHSDRVSLLLIGVDDYAELLASQGLPCGDYQLVKLAELIGSVIRKHDRVIRWGGDEFALELGGADLNTARVKAEHLRLLIADHYFHFAGKHLRLTVSIGIAQYASQAGGRQQAVSEATRALKQAKAQGGNQVCLAQDVQTQESAAMQSIAGGIK
- the tadA gene encoding tRNA adenosine(34) deaminase TadA — translated: MAMALAMAEKAEQHGEVPVGAVLVRDDELIAAGFNFSIGLHDPSAHAEMQCLRQAGKILQNYRMLDTTLYVTLEPCAMCAGAMVHSRIKRVVFGARDAKTGAAGSVVDLLRHPAFNHQLDVTEGVLESQCSTMLSDFFRRRRAEKKTAKAGG